Genomic segment of Salvelinus sp. IW2-2015 linkage group LG17, ASM291031v2, whole genome shotgun sequence:
TGCTATTGcaattaaaaatacaaatgtttaaaATGTTACTTTTATAAATGgtaaaagtagtaaaaaaaaaaaagttgaataaaaaagattgaaaaacagctgtTGGCGATGATCTTTGCTGCATACACTAAAAGCAGGTCATTTTGCAGGTCTTCATGGAAGGAAACATCACATTTCAAGATCATGTTTCATGAATACAGGTGTTGTGGTGAGACAGACACTGTTGATTCTGTGTCAATCAGTTCTGTTTTACAGGCCATGGCACAACAAACTaatcaaaaacagatttttttttttaaagcaatatcAAATGTTAGACAAAAAAAAGTCAAGAAATGTGAATAATTGTATCTTTATATATGAAAAAGAAATACCGATATTATATGAAGGAATGTgagtttttttttacacaggcAGCTTTTCCCCTCCAACTTTGGGATCCTAAAGACCAATGAGACAATCAAATTGAGAGACATACTGGGTTATTTAATACCCTTCAGATGACATTTGATGTGGTAATATGTGTTTTTTGTAAAATTCAATCAACCATAAAGTAGTAATTTTACATTACATGATTAAAGTTATATAAATTACTGGCTAATTCCTTCATAAAGTAGAAACAATTATGTATATCATTCAATGATGCAAAGTGCCAATTTAAACCATATCATCAACACACCGTAATCACCTCTCATAGTTCTGTTAGACAACAGATCATGTCAAGCCTCCATGATGCTCACTTCTAGCCATCAGGCTCCAGGTAATCCTCGTCATCATGGATCGCCAGGCCCGTGGGTCTGTCATGGACCTCTGCAATCTCCTCTCTGATCTCAGCCGGCGTGATCATTGACACCACATCATCGTAGCTCTCCCGTTGATCTTCCTCCACCTCGTAGGTAACATGTTCTGTAAAACAAAATGTAGTACAGAGCAGCACATAAAGAATAATATAATCTAAggtatttagcagatgctttttatccaaagcgacttgtattcatgcatacatttttcatatgggTGGCCCATGTGGGAAACAAACCCAAGACCCTCAGTGTTGTAGCACCATTCTCTACCGAcggagccacacaggaccaaagacacaacacattcatgtatgcatgtatgtaacTGAGCTGGACCTTTATATTACCGTGGGTAGCAGAAGGTCCAGCACCTGGGCCTGGGCTACTggttccatcttctccactggaTAATGGTTGAGCTGGGACCTCCTCAGCAATGTCGTCATAAGACAGGGAAGACGCAGCACTTCGCCGACCATTCTCCTTGTCTCCGCCACTCTCTGATTCTGTAGGAacggagacacagagagggatgtGATGGTACAGCAACACAGCACCTCATTTTACTAGGACAGCTACAGTGATCCATTCTCTACCCCTTATCATTACAGTAGTTATCCCTTCtgtcatctacagtgcattcggaaagtattcagaccccttgactttttccacattttgttacattacagccttattctaaaattcatttaattgtttttttcctcatcaatctacacacaataccccataatgacaaagcaaaaactgtttttttgaattttttgcaaatttattacaaataaaaaactgaaatatcacatttacataagtattcagaccctttactcagtactttgttgaagtacctttggcagcgattacagcattgagtcctCTTCTtcagtatgatgctacaagcttggcacacctgtatttggggagtctctcccattcttctctgcagatcctctcaagctctttcaggttggatggggagcgtcgctgcacagctattttcaggtctctccagagatgttcaatcgggttaaagtccgggctctggctggccactcaaggaccttcagagacttgtcccgaatccactcctacgttgtcttggctgtgtgcttagggtcgttgtcctgttggaaggtgaaccttcgcccccagtctgaggtcctgagtgctctgtagcaggttttcatcaaggatctctctttgctctattcatctttccctcgatgctgactagtctcccagtccctaccactgaaaaatagccccacagcatgatgctgccaccaccatacttcaccgtaggtatggtgccaggtttcctccagacgtgacacttggcattcaggccaaagagttcaatcttggtttcatcagatcagagaatcttgtttctcatggtctgagagtcttcaggtgccttttggcaaactccaagcgggctgtcgtgacttttattgaggagtggcatccctctggccactctaacataaaggcctgattggtggagggctgcagagatggttgttcttctggaatgttctcccatctccacagaggaactatagagctctgtcagagtcaccatcaggttcttggtcatctccctgaccaaggacttctcccccgattgctcagtttggccaggcggccagctctaggaagagtcttggtggttccaaacttcgtccattcaagaatgatgaaggccacagtgttcttggggaccttcaatgctgcagaaatttgttggtacccttccccagatctgtgccacaacacaatcctgtctcggagctctacggacaattccatcgacctcatggtttggtttttgctctgacatgcactgtcaattgtgggccCTTATATATACGGGTGTGTGTCTTTCCTAATCATGTACAaacaattggatttaccacagtttcaagtagaaacatctcaaggatgatcaatggtaacaggatacacctgagctaaattttgtgtctcatagcaaagggtctgaatacttatgtaaataaggtatttctgtttttaaagttgaataattttgcaaacatttctaaaaacctgttttcgctttgtcattatgggttattgcgtgtagattgctgaggattttttagaataaggctgcaacgtaacaaaatgtgaaagaagtcaagaggtctgaaaactttccgaaggctctgtatctgtCATTCTTCAGGGTTCTCTCTCTGCTACACTAAGCACTGAATATAAATACTATATAATGttttgttgatatatatatatatatatatatacatatagttTTATTAATGAAAATTCTAATAATTGAATGGATGTCAGGCATGTCTGTGGAGTTGTTTTAACAAAAAGGGCTGGACTCACCGTGGCATTTCAAATCTCTCATTTCCATTGGTCCGAATAGTTCACTTCCGTTGGTCTCTACGTCATCATAGTCTCCACTCTCAAAAGCAGACTCTTTTCTCATTGAGAATCTCGCTGGATCCAGAATATTACACTAATCAAAACATTTTCAGTCTCTCCAAAGCATACATATTAAGAACATATATTTAAATGCATTCGAGTTGTTGTTTTCACATATTCCATAACATTTGATTCAATGTCACTGGTTGTTTCTAGTTTAGACCATGCTGTCAAAGTGCTCACTGAATGCCCTCTAGTGGTGGCTCAATTGTACAAATGCATTTGTAATGTGTTTAggacatagagatagatagaggactcatcacgGATATAACctattttagcatggacattgagggcttccaccattttaaagtagtcaactggttgGGGATTCCTATAaattgggagcaatcagccaatgaagaagaagaaaattgactactttaaaattgagatagcctcaatggcgctgcccatgcgtcatagacgctataatggcaaagatacaaagatgagtcttATATCTATGGTTTAGGATCTATACCACCTTAGGATCATTTCCTAATTGTGACAGAACTACACAGATACACAAATTATTACAAAGGTGTCCTTCAATTTGGCTATTTTACTGTAAGTGGCTTAAGTTGGTAAATCGCTACAGTTTTATTATCAGCCATTGAAATTGCACTTACACTTGAACCTGGTTACAAATCTTCTTCGCAGGAAGAGACAGAGGGCAACGACCATGACCAGAGACAACAGTCCGAGGGAAAGACCAACATACAAGTTGATGGGGATCGGGGGAATGGGCACTTTGATTGGATAACCTGAAATCATATTACATGATTGGGGAGAAATATTATAATTTAAGACATAGACTGTACACATTTTGTCCATCGAAGATTTTAGGGAAAGAGTGTTTTGAGTTTTACTAAGATGGCAAAAGCAATTCTGAAGAATGAGAGAAATCTTTTGCCATTCTATAGCTAGATAGAGCCCCACAGTCAGCAACATATCTGAAAACAAGGTTACCTCCTACATCGCGCTATAGCTACTTATGACCTGAAACATTGGAAATTAGCACTTGAACAATTAATGGTGGTGTGATCATTGCAGTACCTTTACAGTAGATTACACTAGGTTTTTTACATTCATTCTTCTTGATGACGCAGTTCTGTAAGTTGTGATTCTCCTGGGAACAATCGAGAGATGTCTCTGGTATTATttctccttctttttcctcttctGACTGTTCAATCTGTTCCCGTGGGAGAGGTTGAGGATAGCCACATCCTAGCTCCTTGCAAAGTAATTCACCTCCGTGTGAGACCATATTCGGTAGACATACCGACTCCCAGGTGCCTCGATAAAGTATCTTAATTTTCCCTCCACATTTCTGAGTTGAATTAAATTTCACTCCacctgaaaaataaatgataaagcTACACAATTTACTGCACTGTTAACCTCTGTTATGGAAACATCACTACTGCATTAACTACACCATTAGTTATCGCTTGTCATCTACACGTCTTCAAAGTTAACATTGAACTCTTACCTGCACAGGACACAGAAACCAATCCACTACCACACTTTCCTCTTTTTGTTTTGCACTGCCCGAGATTGGACTCCGAGCCAATGCAGCTGACGAAATGTGCATCACCTCCACTTCCTTTGTTGCTTTTTTCGAATGAGATGCTGTTGCTACACTCCTGCTCTTGACATGCTATTTTGGAGTGACTGTCATCCCAGTTATCATAACACACTGGCAAGTTATTTAACCTCACCTGCCCATAGCAGTTACCTGTTTCTCCCAGGCTTGCTGTGAGATCATCTATGGGGAAACATAGGTGTAAGAATATATAGGCGCCTCAGTCCTTCAGCAGTAACATCACTAATCTTGGCAACTTAAATACCACAACATTTATatggtattataaactgggtggttcgagccctgaatgctgattggctgacagccgtggtatatcagaccgtactatgacaaaatatttatttttgctgctctaattaagttggtaaccagtttataatagcaataaggcacctcaggggtttgtgttatatggccaatataccacggctaagggctgtgtacAGGCGCTCCTtgatgcgtcgtgcctaagaacagcccttagctgtggtatattggccatataccgcaccccctcgggccttattgctcaaatatacagtacaatcAGGAAAATATTAGGTACGTCCCAATCATATCTCCCTACTCCATGTTGGAAGTTTCATTattttcctttcaaatcagtgaagggaggtgaacaagtgcacactttggaatGAAGCGGAGATATTTGGGACATCGCCCCTGTGTTCATAGATATAGGATGTCACGTGGGGCCTAAGGCTCATTGTGTATATGTTTCTATAGTGACTAATGTTGTAATTTTGGAATAAAGATATGCAGAGGCAAAAATCACACCATATCAGTGAGAGTATTTGGAATTATTTGTCTTGTACAATTATTTGACCAGTATCTTACCTTGGCACTGTAAGTAGATCGACTGGTTTTGAGAGGGCCTGTCGTTAAGTTCACAGTCCCAGATGCTTTTTGTCACCCCTTCACAGCTGTACTTCTTCCCCCACAAGAGATCATGATAATCTGCCTTTTCCTTAACAGCATGTGTGATGTAGGCTCCACAGCCCAAGTCTTTGCACAAAACcttgctctctgtctcagtcCAACCATCGCTGCTGACAGGCCGACTGTCTGCTTCACTGTATACAAACACGTACCCTTCACAAGCCCCTTTCCCTAGCTTCAACACCATTCTCCTCCATTCTGTGAAATAACACAAGGCACAGTGAAGGTTGGGCCAAGTTAAACACAGCAAAGAATGTGCAGCAGGTAGCcaagcagttaagagcgttgggccagtaacccaaaggttgctggttcaaatcctagagctgactagttgaaaaatctgtggatttgcccttgagcaagataCTTGATCCAAATTGCTCTGCATTAGTGTATCTGCTAAACCGCAAAGATAAGTGAGGAAACCCTCAGGCAAATACAGTTTTAAGAATGCAAGGGCCCCAAACTATACTTTTTACAAAAGACAAACTagttattgtgtacataatgacTTTCATATGGAGATtgtaaatagtaaaaaaaaagtaTAGCTATTATTATAAACTTTATACAATATATTCTCTCATTTTGACTCCGGTGttgaaaacatagaaacaaacaaataCCAGAGCATTGGAGACCACCGAGACGACATTGTTGGCTGTTGGTCTTAGCTGTGCACTCTGCCGAAGAATTGCTGTTTGCACTACAGGTGAGGCCTGACACAACAGCACCACTGTTTGCAGATGAAGGGCCAAAGAACAAGAGAGGTTTGACACCATGTCCACAACCCTGCTCTCGGCAGATAGTGTTTTGGACATCTTTGTTCTTTAGGGCAGTCTCACAGACAGGGTGCCAATTTCCTTGGTAGAACATCTGTACGTTGCCCGAGCATCTCTCTCTATGCTCCATTAGCTTGGCCTTGACACTCCCTGCATTGGGAATAATGACGTCAAATTAAAAACAATCATGCATTAGCAAAAtaatgtgagaaaaaaaatgacaaaaatatggATTTAATGGAAAACAGGGACTGTTACATGATATTACCTGAGCAAACCACGTAGGCTGGCTTGTCCTTACAGTAAGACTGGTCAACGTTTTTCACCATGTTACACTGACTGATGTTCGTTGTCTGCTGGGTACTGTGCACACTGCTGATGGTGATTTTGTCTAAAGCTGATTGTGATTTTCTCAGGTAGGACAGAGGATAGATGGCTGATCCACAATCCAAGTCTTTACACAACATGTCGGAGTTATTATCTGTCCAGGCATCCTCACAAACACCTCCACACACTCCGTTGAGGCACACATCCACCTTTCCCCAGCATTTCCCCTCGTCTTTAGTGTCAACTTTCAGGCTTACTTttttactacctgtcagggcaaagCCCGAGATGAGGAACACCATGAAGACCTACTATTAgtattattatcaaattatttcCATCACCTTTTATCATCATATACAGTTATTCTCCTTCGAAAAATAAAAGAATCAACCattataaatagagagagagagagaggaatgggatgGAATGGGATGGAATGGAATGGGATGTCACATGTTTTGTCAATAGAATGCTGTGTACCTGAGCAGACGACAGAGACTACTATACTGTGGTTTGACAGACGCTCACTCTGCTCGCAGTCAAAAAGGGATTCTTCCCTTTCCAGGCAGTTGTAAGAGTATTTCCACAAATCAGTGGTTCCACTAGTGGATTCAAAGGTAAATGAGGTAGCATTCCCACAGTCCATCTGTTGACACACCACCATGGCAGTTTGACGATTAAAAGTGGCGTTAGACCCAGACAGCCAGTAAGTCTTCCCAGCTTGCTCTATGCCCACCTTGCCAGAGCAGTCCCCCATCAGAAACACCACCGCATGCTCTTAACAATCAGAAGAGATGCAGGGGAAAGGTTCCACTGATCAGTAAAGCACATGTAATCCTAAACAAACCACATTAAACTGCAGCATCAAAGCAGAAAATAGTTATATTTGGGtaaaagtgtacctatgattaaaacaaacttgccataacaaactgtaaagtttaatatgcatatatttttttgtacaaaaagtaaaaaaacagataccttggCAGATTAACATCTTGTTTTTATCCTGTTGTTGCCGTTTGTTGGTTGGCTTGATACAGTTAGAGATAGATTTAGAGTCACTAGTACAGGTCACCTCATTGTTCAATACTTGACTCGTTCCTTGAATGAAGGAATCAGTATCAGCCAAAGCATCACCACAAATCAGTTGATTGCAGATCACTCTAGAGTTTTGATCATTCCAGTTGCTTTTACGGACGCTCTTCCACACCCCTTCATGCTGAATCTCTACTCTTCCAGCACACCTCCCAGGGCCATCTGACAAACGCACTTTCACACTACCTGGATAACAATGTCAGGGGAAAAGAGTATGAAAAACCATTGATATTTTTTCCAAGTATTAATAAACCTACAATTTAGCACATTACAAATGCAAAAATGTGAAAATTATAAAGCaatgagaaagaagaagaaacccGCAGACTGCTCTTGCTGTATCACTGctccttgaggccgatacgtcaAGCTAAATAAACAGCCGTCTGCggctttctttttttctcatcttattcggctgttaccatgcacctgctaataagatagctcagatgtgcaatTGCCTTTTGAAGATTAGAAACCAAAAATCTACTTCTTTAGATGTAGCATTTGAAATTAACAAAATAGTGGTAATAGTTTTCCACATATTTTTCATGTTGTTGTAATTCTATAAACAATGCTGAAAACAATCCTACTGCTCTCAAGTTTTCTGTGTTGTGTAATGTATAGTACCTGAGCAGATGACACTGGCTTTCCTGCATGAGGTTGAGGTGTTATAATGCTTGGCCAGACAGTGCCACAGTGAAGCCTCAGAGTCTTTGCAATCTACATGGTCGTGCATTCCACCTCTCTGGAGTTTACTCCCAGAGCTGACTGACACAACTTCTCCACAACCCAACTCCCGGCACACGACCCGTCCATCCTTCTCATCCCAACTAGTAGAACACACAGCCTCCAGGGTGCCAGAGCGGTTGAAGTGTACTGACCCAAAACAATGATTGACATTCTGGCTTTGGTCATCTGTCAACAGGGATATGTTGACTTTGTCTGAAACACATTGAACAATAATTCTCAAAAACTTCTAGAaagattttcttttttcttttttaatcccATACACATTGCTTTAgaccaacaaacaaaaacatgcagTATTTGGACATCAAATAAATTAAAGATATACAATAAATACGTTTTACTCTGATAGTCTTTTCCCTTTTTAAGATTGCCTTTTTAAAGTTTACTCATGATTCAAAACCTTAGAACATTTGTGATTTTTGCCTAGAGAACACTGTGCGCTGTCTCAAAGAATGAAAAATCGATCTTCTAGAGAGCTTTACCTGTACAATCCAGTGAGATGTTTTTGGAACTGTCACAGACCAGGTTTTCCTGACTGTGACTTTTGCCACACCGCATGTATGAGCACAGATCATCCCTTGATTTGTTCAGCTTGTATTGGCTTTGGCATACAGGTTTCCAAACACCTTCGTCCTCTTCCACTTCCAACTGTCCAGAACAGACATTGCTTCCACCTTGAAGACGAAAGCTGTGATGATCTGTTGgacagatattacacattttttttgtaattacACCTACAAAGGTAACAGTAAACGTTCCACTTTTATAAAATTAGTTGACATAGACAGTATATGTTGTTAAATTAATCATATCAGAAGGTGATCATAGTGCACAGGCAGATACCAAAATCGGAAACTTTGATACATATacattgacatttgagtcatttagcagatgctcttatccagagcgacttacagttagttagTGCATTCAACTTCAgacagctaggtgggacaaccacatatcacaatcagagtataagaatattttgaagataaatgcACAACGCAGAGGACGAGAGGACTGGGATTAACTATCAATAGGAGTtggttttcagttcaacatctgtttagaatctgtgtGCTGTCAGTCCTGAACTCAGAGCCACTTGTGCTACGTTCTGGGGCAGGATACTTGGTatttggccattagccaattgtCCTGtaaggacttctgattggtcaaccccagaCTAGGGTGGAGGGTTATAAATGGCCTCCTGTTCCTTTGTTCGGTGGAGAAAAGCTCAGGACAGGGGAGACTGACcatctacctcccagcataacatcttgatttgtccttctcaaataaacctatttttctccccctcatttgctttggagtttgtgttattgaagaataaatTGCTAACAACagtaagtacacttttcctcaataaagtagttatcagagTGAAAGCTAGAAATGAGGGGGTTGGAGGGGAATCAACTGCAAGTGTTGGTTCAGGacaccagaggtggcagaacgaaGTGCTAGGGTTGGGGTGtaaggtttgagcatagcctaaaGGTAGGgggggcagttccccttgctgctctgtaggcaagcaccatggtcttgtagttgATGGGAGCTTCGACTggacgttagccacctagctagaattcgtaacatatcatgcgTTTggtaaattcgtaacatataatacaaattgtaattcgtaacatatcatacaaaatgagtGATGAATATCCACTAATTAATGCATACCGTAAGATATCAGACTAAACGGAGTGTCACGGattttacgtacagaataatacgaaatgctgtGAGACCAGGTTGTTCCACTATGACCTCCACTAACTGTACATACAGTTCCACTAACTTTAACTACTCAGTGGGCATAGAATTTGCAAACCTTATGAATGTAACCCCAAAAGTGAAGGGTGAAATCTGCAAACAGTTAGGCACTAAAGCACCTTAATGCATCACACATACAGCGTAAGAATTATATGAAACAATTGTGATCAGAAGATAGTGGTTGTAAGATCAATGACTCTTAGCAGTGAATGTGGTGAAGTGAATATGAAATACTTGCCTGAGCAGATCACGGAGACAGGTTCTGTACACATCACATCAGGCTTGGTGATACATTGCCAGATATGTTTCTGATGCTCTACGTTGCTGCActgtatagttttgatgtcgCCATGATTCTCAATTTGTGAGAACATTCCGGCTGCTGGGAGACCCTTAGATTGGCCACATTTGAGATGTTCACACACAAGATCAGCCTGCTTTTTATCTGAGCCAGAGGTAAAGAACAGACGTGTGTTACGACCCAAGGGTGAAATGGTGGTGTAGATATTGGGGAAGATGATCAGTAGATGAGGGTTCTGGGTATCTCCCCGGAATTGGTTTTGAcaatttaaaacacattttctgcATTTTCTGCAATTATGCAAATGCCcctaaccccccaaaaatgcaatACAATTTTGCTTATGTTACGACTATCACTAAAGGATTGTTTTCACTGCTCACACAGTCTAGCCATACTTctggaaatacattttataaaataaaGGAGAAGAAATATCTTCAAATGAAACAACCTGGATAATTGACACATTTGTAGTTTTGCTATTCACTACctaaaacaaaatgtggatagtGATTGCTTGCACAACCTAATGAAGCATATAAATTAAGTTCTAATGAAAGTTAATTGTTATCAAATAATATAAAGTGTAATTAGATTGTATATTAACAAAAAATTACATGGGTCCCACATTTTAAAGTAATTtataataacacaaaataaaatcagCCTAAAATGACTAATTCATATTTCACCCATGCGAATggtaaaactaaaactaaaaagtATAGTATTTATTGTTACCATCAGAGATCAAGTTAACAAGATGTAGCTCTTACCCCAATTCGGATTACAAAAGTAGCCCACTTTGTTGTCCTCCATTGTTTTGTACCTGAGAGTTCCAGCACATCTGGACTCAGTCGAACTCTCAACATCAAGCTGAATCTTATCTGAAGACAATGTTCAAAATCACTTGTGAGGCTCAAAATGTCATTCAAATGCTTCATTTTGTGTTTAACTTATGGAATTAAATCATGCAAATACAACACAAAATAAAATCAATATTTTCAATGTTCGAGTTGACAATCAGATGATGTAAAAAGTAATTTTGATAAATATCAAAGTTAGTAACACAACTTTTTTTATATCGGTATTTGGTATACCATATAGGCATCGGCCGTTGTGACAAAGAAAATATTGAGGTGTCAGTATTAGCCAACAATTAACACAAGTAAATTACCAAACAGCCGAAGAACAACAAAATAAATTGTTACaagggggaggaaagggggaagaAAGAATGTCTGTCAATGTAGTAAaatatccaacctgacagagttacCAATACACAACAGAAAATGTAAATAACTTAAAAGAACACTTACCCGAACATGTGATTATTTTTACTGTATCCTTGTTATAAGAACTTATATTCCACCCTGGGAACGTGCAGTTCCATAGATACTCCTCAGTTCCATTGCATACCACCTCGTTCATCCATGTGATAGGCCGAACCTTTTTCAACAGAATGTCTTTCGAGCTTCTGCGTTTCCCACAGCCGATGCTCTTGCAGATCACCTCCTCATTTTTCGACTGCCATTTCTGGTCACCAACAATACCCCATTTCCCACCATGGAAGACTTCAACATAGCCCTCACATGGACCATCCCCACCCTGCAGGATCAACCCGTCCTCCGCTGCACAGTAAAATAGATATTATACTAACAACCAGACCTGTGGTTTCAATACATGTCTAGATGATCTTTTATTTAAAAACTacttttctgtgtatttgagcatGTTTTAATATTGAGGCCCAAATCAACTACTTCTAATTGGAAGTATTTGAATATATTTTGCAATAATATTTGAAAggattttcaaatacttatttcaaatactattttcaaaaaCCTAGGTTAAATGCTTGGGAATGTATTTGAGTCAGTGTCTTTGTGTGCCAATACTTTCCAAGTCTATTTCCAAAGTtaattccaatattcaactacttgtctcttaaaataaatatctgaatacttactttgaaatgtattttaaagtaattgagatatttgaacccaggtctgctattAGGTTACTGTAATTGGGGAAATCTCGGAGTGAAATCCTCATTTACTAGCTATTTAATGGT
This window contains:
- the LOC111977162 gene encoding scavenger receptor cysteine-rich type 1 protein M130, which gives rise to MWFLLLLWYASSPHLPSTQAEDGLILQGGDGPCEGYVEVFHGGKWGIVGDQKWQSKNEEVICKSIGCGKRRSSKDILLKKVRPITWMNEVVCNGTEEYLWNCTFPGWNISSYNKDTVKIITCSDKIQLDVESSTESRCAGTLRYKTMEDNKVGYFCNPNWDKKQADLVCEHLKCGQSKGLPAAGMFSQIENHGDIKTIQCSNVEHQKHIWQCITKPDVMCTEPVSVICSDHHSFRLQGGSNVCSGQLEVEEDEGVWKPVCQSQYKLNKSRDDLCSYMRCGKSHSQENLVCDSSKNISLDCTDKVNISLLTDDQSQNVNHCFGSVHFNRSGTLEAVCSTSWDEKDGRVVCRELGCGEVVSVSSGSKLQRGGMHDHVDCKDSEASLWHCLAKHYNTSTSCRKASVICSGSVKVRLSDGPGRCAGRVEIQHEGVWKSVRKSNWNDQNSRVICNQLICGDALADTDSFIQGTSQVLNNEVTCTSDSKSISNCIKPTNKRQQQDKNKMLICQEHAVVFLMGDCSGKVGIEQAGKTYWLSGSNATFNRQTAMVVCQQMDCGNATSFTFESTSGTTDLWKYSYNCLEREESLFDCEQSERLSNHSIVVSVVCSGSKKVSLKVDTKDEGKCWGKVDVCLNGVCGGVCEDAWTDNNSDMLCKDLDCGSAIYPLSYLRKSQSALDKITISSVHSTQQTTNISQCNMVKNVDQSYCKDKPAYVVCSGSVKAKLMEHRERCSGNVQMFYQGNWHPVCETALKNKDVQNTICREQGCGHGVKPLLFFGPSSANSGAVVSGLTCSANSNSSAECTAKTNSQQCRLGGLQCSEWRRMVLKLGKGACEGYVFVYSEADSRPVSSDGWTETESKVLCKDLGCGAYITHAVKEKADYHDLLWGKKYSCEGVTKSIWDCELNDRPSQNQSIYLQCQDDLTASLGETGNCYGQVRLNNLPVCYDNWDDSHSKIACQEQECSNSISFEKSNKGSGGDAHFVSCIGSESNLGQCKTKRGKCGSGLVSVSCAGGVKFNSTQKCGGKIKILYRGTWESVCLPNMVSHGGELLCKELGCGYPQPLPREQIEQSEEEKEGEIIPETSLDCSQENHNLQNCVIKKNECKKPSVIYCKGYPIKVPIPPIPINLYVGLSLGLLSLVMVVALCLFLRRRFVTRFKSRFSMRKESAFESGDYDDVETNGSELFGPMEMRDLKCHESESGGDKENGRRSAASSLSYDDIAEEVPAQPLSSGEDGTSSPGPGAGPSATHEHVTYEVEEDQRESYDDVVSMITPAEIREEIAEVHDRPTGLAIHDDEDYLEPDG